A stretch of the Streptococcus oralis genome encodes the following:
- a CDS encoding DUF3272 family protein, translated as MTRQQFIVIALFTAAETYFFNEAWMTGRYFMAAFWAILLFRNFRLSYVMGKIVDAIDQHLNRKD; from the coding sequence ATGACTAGACAACAATTTATCGTGATAGCACTATTTACTGCTGCTGAGACTTATTTTTTCAATGAAGCTTGGATGACGGGTCGCTATTTCATGGCAGCATTTTGGGCTATTCTACTTTTTCGAAATTTTAGGTTAAGTTATGTAATGGGTAAAATAGTAGATGCCATTGATCAGCACCTAAACCGTAAGGATTAG